CCGGTACTGTTTTAAAAACGCGGATTGCTGGTGGTGACGTCCCGGACATCGTTCATACCTATCCACAAAACGCGGATTTCAAAGGGTGGGCAGCAGATGGGAAGTTCGTTGATTTATCGAAGGAGTCGTTTTTAGGAAATCTTAAAGATGGTGCCGCAGAGTCGTATGCTGTTGATGGAAAAGTCTACTCGTTACCGCTGAACTCGAACGCTTGGGGCTTCTTCTATAATAAGACGAAATTCGATGAGCTCGGTCTACAGCCACCAAAAACGTGGGCTGAGATGAAGGAAGTCGTCGCAAAAATCAAAGACGCGGGCGAGACACCATTTGCGAGCGCATTGACGACAGAGGACTCGTGGACAGTGAACGGATATCATCAACTTGCCTGGGCAACGGTCACAGGTGGATTCGAACAAACACAGGATGCACTCAAGAACAGCCCAAAAAATGGCATCAAAGTCGGAGATCCGAACTTTGAAGCAGTCGCGAACGAACTGAGTCTCGTCAGCGGAAATACGCAAAAGAATGCGAACGGTGCTTCGTACAGCGATGCGGTCGCTGTATTTGCGAATCAAGAAGCGTTGATTTTCCCGAACGGCATCTGGGCACTTCCAGTCATCCGGGACCAACAGCCTGATTTCGAAGTCAGTATGTTCGCATACCCGGGAAAACAAGCGGGAGAAGAGATGACGGTCGGAGCAGCCGATTTAGCGTTATCTGTCTCAGCGTCAGGATCGAAAAAAGAGCAGTCAGCTTCGAAGAAGTTCTTGTCGTACTTAACCGAAGGGGACGTCATGCAGAAATACTATGATAAGGATGGCTCGCCAACGTCCGTCAAAGCCGTAAAGGCAGACGGATCCTTCAAAGAAACAAAAGCTGTCTCGGAT
This region of Exiguobacterium acetylicum DSM 20416 genomic DNA includes:
- a CDS encoding extracellular solute-binding protein, translated to MNKSMKLGMAGILSSSLLFGAGCTMGANSDQTEIEFFSQKVEMKATLDQIIKDFEKKNPDIDVKLTSVSNAGTVLKTRIAGGDVPDIVHTYPQNADFKGWAADGKFVDLSKESFLGNLKDGAAESYAVDGKVYSLPLNSNAWGFFYNKTKFDELGLQPPKTWAEMKEVVAKIKDAGETPFASALTTEDSWTVNGYHQLAWATVTGGFEQTQDALKNSPKNGIKVGDPNFEAVANELSLVSGNTQKNANGASYSDAVAVFANQEALIFPNGIWALPVIRDQQPDFEVSMFAYPGKQAGEEMTVGAADLALSVSASGSKKEQSASKKFLSYLTEGDVMQKYYDKDGSPTSVKAVKADGSFKETKAVSDLVFSDKQIIWLHSEWPSEEEFWHLTVDYMNKGDKKKLSNDLNTFFNEMK